A single genomic interval of Clostridium facile harbors:
- the coaE gene encoding dephospho-CoA kinase (Dephospho-CoA kinase (CoaE) performs the final step in coenzyme A biosynthesis.) yields the protein MVVGLTGQTGAGKTTVSEIFARNGFDVINADLVAREIVEPGTPCLNEIAAQFSNVIQSDGSLNRKALGQIVFTDKKQLEHLNRITHPYLMESITAKIKNSASQWILLDAPTLFESGADSLCNCTVAVLADQQTRKQRIMLRDDLTEQQAMDRISSQHGDDFYKNRSNYTIDANGSLAELKLRSLELINQIKYG from the coding sequence ATGGTGGTAGGATTGACTGGCCAGACTGGGGCAGGAAAAACAACGGTAAGTGAGATTTTTGCCCGGAATGGTTTTGATGTGATTAATGCTGATTTAGTGGCAAGGGAAATTGTAGAACCTGGCACACCCTGTTTAAATGAAATTGCAGCCCAGTTTTCCAATGTGATACAGTCAGATGGCAGTTTGAATCGAAAGGCACTGGGACAGATTGTTTTTACAGATAAAAAACAGCTGGAACATTTAAATCGGATTACCCATCCTTATTTGATGGAATCCATTACAGCAAAAATAAAAAACAGTGCAAGCCAGTGGATTTTGTTAGACGCTCCCACTTTGTTTGAAAGCGGTGCAGATAGCCTTTGTAACTGTACAGTTGCAGTTCTTGCAGATCAACAGACCAGAAAACAACGTATCATGCTTCGGGATGACTTAACAGAACAGCAGGCAATGGATCGGATTTCCTCCCAACATGGGGATGATTTTTATAAAAATCGGTCAAACTATACAATAGACGCAAATGGTTCCTTAGCGGAATTAAAGTTGCGTAGTTTGGAATTAATCAATCAAATCAAATATGGATAG
- a CDS encoding L-threonylcarbamoyladenylate synthase, which produces MQTKIVQPTKEGIQQAAQLLKQGELVGMPTETVYGLAASAYDPAAIKKIFQAKGRPQDNPLIVHISNLEMLQPLVTAVPEPAKKLAEQFWPGPLTMIFPKSEKVPMEVTAGMETVAIRFPSHPVAQAIIRESSLPLAAPSANLSGKPSPTTAQHVWEDMDGKIPLIVDGGECQVGVESTVVLVKEDCLHLLRPGAVTPEMLKTCCDQVEIDPAVLHQLKEGAQAASPGMKYKHYSPKADVTILSGNLAQFKEYVNSHWDSATYALVFDGEQQGIACPCLTYGADAAEQAKELFAVLRRLDGLGAKKVYARCPEKQGMGLAVYNRLIRAAGFQVIPLEDARM; this is translated from the coding sequence ATTCAAACAAAAATTGTACAACCAACCAAAGAAGGGATTCAACAGGCAGCCCAGTTGTTAAAACAGGGAGAACTGGTTGGAATGCCAACCGAAACTGTTTATGGCCTGGCCGCCAGTGCATATGACCCAGCTGCTATTAAAAAAATTTTTCAAGCCAAAGGAAGGCCGCAGGATAATCCTTTAATTGTGCATATCAGTAATTTGGAAATGTTGCAGCCTTTGGTTACTGCGGTTCCAGAACCAGCAAAGAAATTGGCAGAGCAGTTTTGGCCAGGGCCGTTGACGATGATTTTCCCTAAGTCAGAAAAAGTACCAATGGAAGTTACTGCTGGGATGGAAACGGTTGCAATTCGTTTTCCATCTCATCCGGTAGCACAGGCAATTATCCGGGAGTCCAGTTTGCCTTTAGCAGCCCCTTCCGCCAACCTTTCTGGAAAACCAAGTCCCACTACAGCTCAACATGTTTGGGAGGATATGGACGGAAAAATTCCGCTGATTGTAGATGGTGGGGAATGTCAGGTAGGAGTTGAGTCCACTGTCGTACTGGTCAAAGAGGATTGTCTCCACCTGCTGCGGCCAGGTGCTGTTACTCCAGAAATGCTGAAAACCTGTTGTGATCAGGTGGAGATTGATCCGGCAGTATTACATCAGTTAAAAGAAGGGGCTCAAGCGGCATCTCCAGGGATGAAATATAAACACTATTCCCCAAAGGCGGATGTTACGATTTTAAGCGGAAATCTTGCGCAATTTAAAGAGTATGTCAACTCCCATTGGGATTCCGCAACTTATGCGTTGGTATTTGATGGAGAACAACAAGGAATTGCATGTCCATGCTTAACATATGGGGCGGATGCTGCGGAACAGGCAAAAGAACTGTTTGCGGTGTTGCGTCGATTGGATGGGTTGGGGGCAAAAAAAGTATATGCCCGTTGCCCGGAGAAACAGGGGATGGGATTAGCGGTGTACAACCGATTAATCCGTGCGGCAGGATTTCAGGTAATTCCATTAGAGGATGCAAGGATGTGA
- the prfA gene encoding peptide chain release factor 1: MLDKLGAIEKHYQDINNQLMDPDVVNNQAVYRDLMKELKNLTPIVEKYQERQKVQQDVDDAQSMLHDPEIDKEFKEMVQEEYNEGIKKLEELGEELKILLLPKDPNDDKNVIVEIRGGAGGDEAALFAYDLYRMYTMYAESKHWKTEILSANETEIGGFKEVCFEVEGEGAYSRLKFESGVHRVQRVPETETQGRIHTSTVTVAVLPEAEEVEFDINPTDIKVDTFRASGAGGQHVNKTESAIRLTYLPTGLVVECQDERSQHKNREKAMKILRTRLYEQAMQEANDKIASERKAQVGTGDRSERIRTYNFPQGRVTDHRIGLTLYHLEQNLNGDIDEIIDALVTADQAAKLAAESEA; the protein is encoded by the coding sequence ATTTTAGATAAACTTGGCGCGATTGAAAAACACTACCAAGATATTAATAACCAGTTGATGGACCCAGATGTGGTGAATAATCAGGCGGTTTACCGTGATTTGATGAAAGAATTGAAAAATTTGACCCCAATTGTAGAAAAATACCAGGAACGTCAAAAAGTACAGCAGGATGTAGACGACGCACAATCCATGTTGCACGATCCAGAAATTGATAAAGAATTCAAAGAAATGGTGCAGGAAGAATATAATGAAGGAATAAAGAAACTGGAAGAACTAGGGGAAGAATTGAAAATCCTGTTGTTGCCAAAAGATCCGAATGATGATAAAAACGTTATTGTAGAAATTCGTGGCGGTGCAGGCGGTGATGAAGCAGCCCTGTTTGCCTACGACTTATACCGCATGTACACCATGTATGCGGAATCCAAACACTGGAAAACAGAGATTTTAAGCGCCAATGAGACCGAAATCGGTGGCTTTAAAGAAGTTTGTTTTGAAGTGGAAGGAGAAGGCGCTTATTCCCGTTTGAAATTTGAAAGCGGGGTACATCGTGTACAGCGTGTACCAGAAACAGAAACTCAGGGACGCATCCATACTTCTACCGTAACTGTGGCGGTGCTTCCAGAAGCAGAAGAAGTGGAATTTGATATTAACCCAACTGATATTAAGGTGGATACCTTCCGTGCCAGCGGTGCCGGCGGGCAGCATGTCAACAAAACGGAATCCGCTATCCGTCTGACCTACCTTCCAACAGGGCTGGTAGTAGAATGCCAGGATGAACGAAGCCAGCACAAAAACAGAGAAAAAGCGATGAAAATCCTCCGTACCCGTTTATATGAACAGGCGATGCAGGAAGCAAATGACAAAATTGCTTCGGAACGAAAAGCGCAAGTGGGAACCGGTGACCGTTCTGAACGGATTCGAACTTATAACTTCCCACAGGGTCGTGTAACCGACCATAGAATTGGTTTAACCCTCTACCATTTGGAACAAAATTTAAACGGGGATATTGACGAGATCATTGATGCTCTGGTAACAGCGGACCAGGCAGCAAAATTAGCGGCAGAATCTGAAGCATAA
- a CDS encoding DUF951 domain-containing protein, which yields MDIQVGDTLVMKKQHPCGEKEFTVLRTGMDIKIRCKTCGREVMLPRAKVEKNIKKILRPDPDL from the coding sequence GTGGATATACAAGTAGGAGATACTTTGGTGATGAAAAAGCAGCATCCTTGTGGGGAAAAGGAATTTACCGTATTGCGTACCGGGATGGATATTAAAATCCGCTGTAAAACCTGTGGTCGTGAAGTGATGTTACCTCGAGCAAAAGTGGAAAAAAATATAAAAAAAATTCTTCGTCCCGACCCTGATTTGTAG
- a CDS encoding S1 RNA-binding domain-containing protein: MRFYPEGLLYHQPENKLGISTPFQLKESMASQKILESKAILCDSQHNLVVQLGCMKGFIPREEGAIGIGEGTTKDIALISKVNKPVCFVVTGFQEQNGETIALLSRRKAQQICYREYINQLAPGDIIPAVVTHLEPFGCFVDIGCGIPSLIPIDAISVSRISHPKDRFWVGQEIRTIVRSLDENGRVFLSHKELLGTWEQNVSQFHAGETVGGIVRSIESYGIFVELTPNLAGLAEYKEGVQAGQNASIYIKSLIPEKMKIKLIIVDAFDAPPTKPEVQYFIDEGHIDHWCYSPDCCSRMIETNFQFPLEE, from the coding sequence ATGCGATTTTATCCAGAAGGATTGCTTTACCATCAGCCGGAAAACAAACTGGGGATTTCTACTCCATTCCAGCTGAAAGAAAGTATGGCATCCCAAAAAATATTGGAAAGCAAAGCGATCCTCTGCGACAGCCAGCACAACCTTGTGGTACAACTGGGCTGTATGAAAGGGTTCATCCCCCGGGAAGAAGGGGCAATCGGTATCGGGGAGGGCACCACAAAGGATATTGCGTTAATTTCCAAAGTAAACAAGCCAGTATGTTTTGTAGTAACCGGTTTTCAAGAACAAAATGGGGAAACCATAGCTTTACTATCCCGCAGGAAAGCGCAACAGATTTGTTATAGGGAATACATAAATCAACTAGCTCCAGGGGATATCATCCCCGCTGTTGTTACTCACTTGGAACCTTTTGGTTGTTTTGTGGATATTGGTTGTGGCATTCCCTCATTAATTCCCATTGATGCGATTTCTGTTTCCCGAATCTCCCATCCAAAAGACCGTTTTTGGGTTGGACAGGAAATTCGCACCATTGTCCGTTCCTTGGACGAAAATGGGAGGGTATTCCTATCTCACAAAGAGCTGCTTGGAACCTGGGAGCAAAATGTTTCCCAATTCCATGCTGGTGAAACTGTGGGCGGTATCGTCCGTTCCATAGAGAGCTATGGTATCTTTGTGGAACTTACACCAAACCTGGCTGGTTTAGCGGAATACAAAGAAGGGGTACAGGCAGGGCAAAATGCCAGCATTTATATTAAAAGCCTTATCCCGGAAAAAATGAAAATTAAGTTAATTATTGTAGATGCATTTGATGCTCCTCCTACCAAACCGGAAGTACAATATTTTATTGATGAGGGGCATATCGACCATTGGTGCTATTCCCCCGACTGTTGCAGTAGGATGATTGAGACAAATTTCCAGTTTCCATTAGAGGAATAA
- a CDS encoding DUF6873 family GME fold protein: protein MKWIETPHLPQSKVSLTAVSSLADWVIQDLQEKGITVIPIPPCDDLAKPVCSHADLLLQHIQREQVAVYQSEVGELLKQYGASIIPPKIRLTAKYPGDILYDSCRVGGYLFGRFHQDSPGLEIGLQNCTKISVKQGYTKCSVAIVQQNAVITADVGLFRKFQQFGFDVLKIQSGWIELPGYDTGFIGGCCGKIAENLLYLTGKLCSHPDGETIRRFCEKHGVSIVEGSASQLYDIGGIIPLMETGNLSQSSYCNSRGNSTNGRYAPHQ, encoded by the coding sequence ATGAAATGGATTGAAACTCCCCATTTGCCCCAGTCGAAAGTAAGTTTGACAGCAGTATCAAGTTTAGCGGATTGGGTGATACAGGATTTACAGGAAAAAGGGATTACGGTGATTCCTATCCCTCCCTGTGATGATTTGGCAAAACCAGTATGTTCCCATGCTGATTTGTTATTACAACATATCCAGCGGGAACAAGTAGCGGTTTACCAATCAGAGGTAGGGGAATTATTGAAACAGTATGGAGCTTCTATTATTCCACCAAAAATCCGTTTAACAGCAAAATACCCAGGTGATATCCTGTATGATAGCTGCCGTGTTGGAGGTTATTTATTCGGCAGGTTTCATCAGGATTCACCTGGGTTGGAAATTGGCTTACAAAATTGTACGAAAATTTCGGTCAAACAAGGATATACCAAGTGTTCAGTAGCTATTGTGCAACAGAATGCGGTGATTACCGCGGATGTTGGGTTGTTCCGGAAATTTCAACAGTTTGGATTTGATGTGTTAAAAATACAAAGCGGATGGATTGAATTACCAGGTTATGATACTGGGTTTATTGGTGGCTGCTGTGGAAAAATAGCGGAAAATCTGCTTTATCTGACGGGAAAACTGTGTTCCCATCCAGATGGGGAAACCATCCGCAGATTTTGTGAAAAACATGGCGTATCTATTGTAGAAGGAAGTGCTAGCCAGCTTTATGATATTGGTGGTATTATTCCTCTAATGGAAACTGGAAATTTGTCTCAATCATCCTACTGCAACAGTCGGGGGAATAGCACCAATGGTCGATATGCCCCTCATCAATAA
- a CDS encoding ABC transporter permease, whose translation MGVLADSLKSIFRKKARSVLTMLGVAIGVFSVVIISSIGDVGKDVINQELNSIGIDGVMIGVDSSKTSKTIGEEQLQLVQKNPVVKQSMPLMMKYSTVSAHGNSDQCVVFGVDKTVESMVSLDLLHGRMLNQADINGQETNCIVDESYAKNMYGRSNIVGKEISIQLNGVEQDFTVVGVVASGGNMLQGMMGEYIPCFLYAPITTIQKGYNAKGYDQIMIKLVDDSNDITQLQTELEQQLGEGNVSVQNLVQQKDKLNGILNTVTGVLALIGGISLLVSGISIMTVMMTSVQERKKEIGIKKAIGASKGRILCEFLSESFFICLFGSIIGIVIGTACVIAGCRLFGFSFFWNWKLLFTCLGFSCGIGMLFGVYPARRAADLNPVEALRSE comes from the coding sequence GTGGGGGTATTGGCTGACAGTTTAAAAAGTATTTTCCGCAAAAAAGCCCGTTCTGTATTGACAATGTTAGGAGTAGCCATTGGAGTGTTTTCAGTTGTAATTATTTCTTCTATTGGAGATGTAGGAAAAGATGTCATTAACCAGGAACTCAACAGTATAGGAATAGATGGTGTTATGATTGGAGTGGACAGCAGCAAAACTAGTAAAACTATAGGGGAAGAACAGCTCCAGCTTGTCCAGAAAAATCCTGTGGTCAAACAATCTATGCCTCTGATGATGAAATACTCCACTGTATCCGCACACGGAAATAGTGACCAGTGTGTGGTGTTTGGAGTGGACAAAACGGTAGAATCTATGGTTTCTTTAGATTTATTACATGGCAGAATGTTAAACCAGGCAGATATAAACGGTCAAGAAACAAACTGTATTGTAGATGAAAGCTATGCGAAAAATATGTATGGCAGAAGTAATATTGTTGGAAAAGAAATTTCGATTCAATTAAATGGAGTAGAACAGGATTTTACAGTGGTAGGGGTAGTGGCTTCTGGTGGAAATATGTTACAGGGGATGATGGGAGAATATATCCCTTGTTTTCTTTATGCCCCCATTACCACGATACAAAAAGGATATAATGCCAAGGGATATGATCAGATTATGATTAAGCTGGTGGATGATAGCAACGATATTACCCAGTTGCAAACAGAATTGGAACAGCAGTTGGGTGAAGGAAATGTTTCCGTACAAAACTTGGTGCAGCAAAAGGATAAACTCAACGGAATATTGAATACAGTAACTGGTGTACTTGCGTTAATTGGTGGGATTTCTCTGTTGGTATCCGGTATTTCGATTATGACTGTGATGATGACATCAGTACAGGAGCGGAAAAAAGAGATTGGTATCAAAAAAGCTATTGGTGCTTCCAAAGGAAGAATTTTATGTGAATTTTTATCCGAATCCTTTTTTATTTGTCTATTTGGCAGTATAATAGGAATTGTAATTGGGACAGCCTGTGTGATTGCTGGATGCCGATTGTTTGGATTTTCATTTTTTTGGAATTGGAAACTACTTTTTACCTGCTTGGGCTTTTCCTGTGGAATAGGGATGCTGTTTGGCGTCTATCCAGCGAGAAGGGCAGCCGACTTAAATCCAGTAGAAGCACTCCGTTCCGAATAA
- a CDS encoding efflux RND transporter periplasmic adaptor subunit has translation MKKYIRLTILTGILIMAAIWIPNWIVAGIPVVEVTKVKEQSYSETVKATGEIRPIHQKDYILDYPVVPSQVNVSVGDWVEVGQVLALVDTEQTVSAMASIQKNIGNTDFSALLAGSSFDEKISDFPEQIIANATGTITSISLQEGMLSSMGNAVVTIADSSQLQVKAFVNEDDVSQVQIGQQVKISGKSLGKQSYSGTVQKIYPATTTKTEGLSTQTGVQVEISIDNAPEDITLGSHVTATITTQPERTGMMLPYESVNQLDDGTEYVFCYQDGRAVMRPVKTGQETKNGIEILSGVSKEDWIIRSASSLQTNNCYVKLKEE, from the coding sequence ATGAAAAAATACATTCGACTAACGATTCTAACAGGAATACTAATTATGGCGGCAATTTGGATTCCAAACTGGATTGTTGCAGGGATTCCAGTAGTAGAGGTCACTAAAGTAAAAGAACAATCCTATTCCGAAACCGTTAAAGCAACTGGAGAAATCCGACCCATTCATCAAAAAGATTATATTTTGGATTATCCCGTCGTCCCAAGTCAGGTGAATGTATCGGTAGGGGATTGGGTAGAGGTTGGCCAGGTATTGGCTTTAGTGGATACCGAACAAACAGTATCCGCTATGGCAAGTATTCAAAAAAACATCGGCAATACTGATTTTTCTGCTTTGTTAGCTGGAAGCAGCTTTGATGAAAAGATTTCTGATTTTCCAGAACAGATTATCGCTAACGCTACCGGAACCATTACTTCGATTTCCTTACAGGAAGGCATGTTATCCAGTATGGGAAACGCGGTGGTTACAATTGCAGATTCCAGCCAATTACAAGTAAAAGCATTTGTAAATGAGGACGATGTTAGCCAGGTTCAGATTGGGCAGCAGGTGAAAATTTCGGGTAAGTCTCTCGGAAAACAATCTTATTCTGGAACCGTACAAAAAATTTATCCCGCAACTACCACAAAAACAGAGGGGCTAAGTACACAAACTGGGGTACAAGTAGAAATCTCTATCGATAATGCCCCAGAAGATATTACATTAGGTAGCCATGTTACGGCAACCATTACTACCCAACCAGAACGCACAGGAATGATGCTCCCATATGAATCTGTCAACCAACTGGATGATGGAACAGAATATGTATTTTGCTACCAGGACGGCAGGGCAGTAATGAGGCCGGTAAAAACGGGGCAAGAAACCAAAAATGGAATCGAAATTTTAAGTGGAGTTTCCAAGGAAGATTGGATTATCCGTTCCGCTTCTTCCCTCCAGACAAATAATTGCTATGTAAAACTAAAGGAGGAATGA
- a CDS encoding hydroxymyristoyl-ACP dehydratase, which produces MNLVPCASPCIHQKDGYCQLNHPVPVTGSAVDGCCYFTPKKTDKLQDSLPNLDG; this is translated from the coding sequence GTGAACCTGGTTCCATGTGCCAGTCCATGTATCCATCAAAAAGACGGATATTGCCAGTTAAATCATCCTGTTCCTGTTACTGGGAGCGCAGTAGATGGCTGTTGCTATTTTACCCCCAAAAAAACCGATAAACTGCAGGATTCCTTACCAAATTTAGATGGTTAA
- a CDS encoding DUF1622 domain-containing protein codes for MEFLHQLLLQIVNAAILLLEFIGVIVIILSGISGFFQYIKHNPFTRLNLAKGLAMGLEFKLGSEILRTVVVRDWNEIITVGAIIILRASLSLFIHWEIKTEEQHHIPKQNHSELEKKTSNGNE; via the coding sequence TTGGAATTTTTACACCAACTATTACTACAAATTGTAAACGCAGCGATTCTGTTATTAGAGTTTATTGGCGTCATTGTGATTATTTTATCGGGAATTTCCGGATTTTTTCAATATATCAAACACAATCCCTTTACTCGTTTAAACTTAGCAAAGGGATTGGCAATGGGCCTGGAATTTAAACTGGGCAGTGAAATACTCCGTACCGTTGTTGTACGGGACTGGAACGAAATCATCACAGTAGGTGCAATTATCATTCTGCGTGCTTCCCTCTCCCTGTTTATCCATTGGGAAATTAAAACAGAGGAACAGCATCATATTCCAAAACAAAATCATTCTGAACTGGAGAAAAAAACATCCAATGGTAATGAATAA
- a CDS encoding TetR/AcrR family transcriptional regulator: MARNKYPEETVQLILSTAARLFVEKGYEHTSIQDIINHLGGLSKGAIYHHFKSKEEILIAVVDQMCAGIEEMMAEICENPNLTGKEKLRQMFWASINRPGQEKIFRTAPNFMDNSRLFILMIQDVMQEIAPKFIQPVIEAGVQDGSIQTKYPQQFAEVSMLLTNIWLNPLIFQDNAENLTNKFYFLKHMFQSLGVDMLEDEMLDKLLEFCTAYQKNQ, encoded by the coding sequence ATGGCACGAAATAAATATCCAGAAGAAACAGTACAATTGATTTTGTCTACCGCAGCACGATTGTTTGTGGAAAAAGGGTATGAGCATACTTCTATCCAAGATATCATTAACCATCTTGGTGGGCTAAGCAAAGGGGCAATTTACCATCATTTTAAATCCAAAGAAGAAATTTTAATCGCAGTCGTAGATCAAATGTGTGCGGGAATTGAAGAAATGATGGCTGAAATCTGTGAAAACCCAAATTTAACAGGAAAAGAAAAACTTCGCCAGATGTTTTGGGCTTCTATTAACCGTCCTGGTCAAGAAAAAATTTTTCGAACAGCACCAAATTTTATGGACAATTCCAGATTATTTATTTTGATGATACAGGATGTAATGCAAGAAATTGCACCAAAGTTTATCCAGCCTGTTATTGAAGCTGGTGTACAGGATGGTTCTATCCAGACCAAATACCCACAGCAATTTGCGGAAGTTTCTATGCTGCTTACAAATATTTGGTTAAATCCATTGATTTTCCAGGACAACGCAGAAAATCTGACCAACAAATTTTATTTTTTAAAACATATGTTCCAATCACTTGGAGTAGATATGCTAGAAGATGAAATGTTGGATAAATTATTAGAATTTTGCACAGCATACCAAAAAAATCAATAA
- a CDS encoding MFS transporter has translation MSSTKHFSKDFILVVIGQIISLFGNSVLRFVLPLHLLNITGSAALYGFVSAFSFIPMLVMSPIGGVVADRINKRNIMVGLDFFTGGIIAIFFLVYQQFNLVVLILIVLVLLYGISGAYQPSVQASLPFLVSEKKLVPANAIINMVSSLANLIGPVLGGILYSMAGLRTILVISTICFIFSAVMELFIHIPFRPMPQKNSIVHILTGDLKQSLTFIIKTRPIIGKIVVIIALFNLFLSAILIIGIPVIVKQVLPLKGFNTDEMLGYIQGIMALGGLSGGLFASTASKKLKVQSVWKLLLIGSFLLLPMGIILFLPLQGILQYGIFSVCCFAMMLIFTLTTVQLMAYIQTITPEYLIGKVIAWILSISGCFQPIGQALYGVLFESMKHFEGLLFLGAAIIAAGISIYYKKLNKQLVSTTNEKIKP, from the coding sequence ATGTCCAGTACAAAACATTTTTCCAAAGATTTTATTTTAGTAGTAATTGGCCAGATTATCTCCCTATTTGGCAACAGCGTCCTTCGTTTTGTCTTACCGCTCCATCTATTAAATATTACAGGTTCCGCTGCTTTATATGGATTTGTGTCCGCTTTTTCCTTTATTCCTATGCTGGTAATGTCCCCTATTGGCGGTGTTGTCGCTGACCGCATCAATAAACGCAACATCATGGTAGGTTTGGACTTTTTTACTGGAGGAATTATTGCCATCTTCTTTTTGGTATACCAGCAGTTTAACTTGGTCGTTCTCATTTTAATCGTATTGGTTTTATTATATGGGATTTCTGGAGCTTATCAGCCTTCTGTACAAGCCAGCCTCCCATTCTTAGTATCTGAAAAAAAATTAGTTCCCGCCAATGCTATTATTAATATGGTTTCCTCTTTAGCAAATTTAATTGGACCCGTATTGGGCGGAATCCTATATAGTATGGCTGGTTTACGTACTATACTGGTAATTAGTACAATTTGTTTTATTTTTTCTGCTGTTATGGAGTTATTTATTCACATACCATTTCGTCCCATGCCACAAAAAAACTCTATTGTACATATTTTAACCGGAGACTTAAAGCAAAGCCTTACTTTTATCATAAAAACTCGCCCTATTATTGGAAAAATTGTTGTAATAATTGCCTTATTTAATTTATTTTTATCCGCTATTTTAATTATCGGTATTCCTGTAATCGTCAAACAGGTTCTTCCATTGAAAGGTTTTAATACCGATGAAATGTTAGGATATATTCAGGGGATTATGGCACTGGGAGGATTATCAGGCGGACTTTTTGCCAGCACAGCTAGTAAAAAATTAAAGGTACAATCCGTTTGGAAATTATTATTAATAGGCAGCTTTTTGTTATTGCCAATGGGGATTATACTATTTTTGCCGCTACAGGGTATCCTGCAATATGGTATTTTCAGCGTTTGCTGTTTTGCGATGATGCTCATTTTTACCCTTACAACTGTGCAGTTAATGGCATATATTCAAACAATTACTCCAGAATATTTAATTGGAAAAGTAATTGCCTGGATCCTCTCTATTTCAGGCTGCTTCCAACCAATAGGTCAAGCACTTTATGGAGTATTATTTGAAAGTATGAAGCACTTTGAAGGATTATTATTTCTTGGAGCTGCTATCATTGCAGCAGGTATTTCTATTTATTATAAAAAATTAAACAAACAACTAGTTTCAACTACCAATGAAAAAATAAAACCTTGA